The Tistrella mobilis genome window below encodes:
- the speB gene encoding agmatinase — MPDTSPAAPPAPAPAPVFRPVSAFDVPRYAGPASFMRLPLVDIDAAAAAAVEIGILGVPWDGGTTNRPGARHGPRQLRDLSCMLRPLHPATGDDPYARAAVADLGDVPVNPADLMDTLQRITGFYERVKRQGILPLSAGGDHLMSYPILKALAADGPVGLIHFDAHTDLFHDYFGGFRYTHGTPFRRAIEDGLVDPKRVVQIGIRGTMYDGSDVAWGLAQGVRIIRIEECEARGVEDVMAEARAIAGTAPTYLTFDIDCLDPAFAPGTGTPEIGGLTTREAQRMLRALAGLNLIGADLVEVSPPFDPAGGTAWVGASLMFELLCLLAVSPALRGRAG; from the coding sequence ATGCCCGATACCAGTCCCGCCGCGCCCCCCGCCCCCGCTCCAGCTCCCGTCTTCCGGCCCGTCTCCGCCTTCGACGTGCCGCGCTATGCCGGCCCTGCGAGTTTCATGCGCCTGCCGCTGGTCGATATCGACGCGGCCGCGGCGGCGGCGGTGGAGATCGGCATTCTGGGCGTGCCCTGGGACGGCGGCACCACCAACCGCCCGGGCGCCCGCCACGGTCCCCGCCAGCTGCGCGACCTGTCGTGCATGCTGCGGCCCCTGCACCCGGCGACAGGCGACGACCCCTATGCCCGGGCGGCGGTGGCCGATCTGGGCGATGTGCCGGTCAACCCGGCCGATCTGATGGACACGCTGCAGCGCATCACCGGTTTCTACGAGCGGGTGAAGCGGCAGGGCATCCTGCCGCTGTCGGCCGGCGGCGACCATCTGATGTCCTATCCGATCCTGAAGGCGCTGGCCGCCGACGGCCCCGTGGGGCTGATCCATTTCGATGCCCATACCGACCTGTTCCACGACTATTTCGGCGGCTTCCGCTACACCCACGGCACCCCCTTCCGCCGCGCGATCGAAGACGGGCTGGTGGACCCGAAACGGGTGGTGCAGATCGGCATCCGCGGCACGATGTATGACGGATCCGACGTCGCCTGGGGGCTGGCGCAGGGGGTGCGGATCATCCGCATCGAGGAATGCGAGGCCCGCGGCGTCGAGGATGTGATGGCCGAGGCCCGCGCGATCGCCGGCACGGCGCCCACTTACCTCACCTTCGACATCGACTGCCTGGACCCCGCCTTCGCACCCGGCACCGGCACGCCCGAGATCGGCGGCCTGACCACGCGAGAGGCGCAGCGCATGCTGCGCGCGCTGGCCGGGCTCAACCTGATCGGCGCGGATCTGGTGGAGGTCTCGCCGCCCTTCGATCCGGCCGGCGGCACCGCCTGGGTCGGCGCCTCGCTGATGTTCGAACTGCTCTGCCTGCTTGCCGTGTCGCCCGCGCTCCGCGGCCGCGCCGGCTGA
- a CDS encoding methyl-accepting chemotaxis protein, with product MNTSRWTIGARLIVAFAALTLVIAATSVSGISQLSILHEATDDLRDNRVPSIKLLAGIETAVSEHRIHVSGAVIATDDATRQARLRAVAQATSRVGELLAAYEPLISDAGERRHVEATRTAWSAYLSRNEPLLAALAAGREDDARRLFTAASRQALIAELDGLMAYNTAAAVASGERTQRAHETGMTVMSAAMAVGLTVALAATLLMMRSVSRPIRRMTEAMTRLAARETGVVIPGADRGDEIGAMAKSVETFRAGLIEADRLAAEQARSRAGEEARRQQREDLTQRFVNQVAGIVSTLSGAAEQVRGSADALSRTAEAQSGRSTAVAAAAEQATANVQTVATAAEELSASVREVGARTAETADVSRAAVDEAGTTDGTVQDLAANAQKIGDVIELIQQIAAQTNLLALNATIEAARAGEAGKGFAVVAAEVKNLANQTARATGEIQVQIDAATGATGRTVDAIRSISGTIGKVGALTTAVASAVEEQVSATAEIARNTQQASAGTSEVLRAIAGIADAAGQTGHAAAEMNTAAGELAIQTRALKQVVDDYVEAVTRV from the coding sequence ATGAACACATCGAGATGGACGATCGGCGCCAGGCTGATCGTCGCATTCGCGGCATTGACGCTGGTCATTGCCGCAACGAGCGTGTCGGGCATCTCTCAGCTTTCGATCCTGCACGAGGCCACCGATGACCTCAGGGATAATCGTGTGCCAAGCATCAAGCTGCTGGCCGGGATCGAGACTGCCGTATCCGAGCACCGGATCCATGTCTCGGGGGCGGTCATCGCCACCGATGATGCGACGCGGCAGGCAAGACTGCGCGCGGTGGCACAGGCGACATCGCGGGTCGGCGAATTGCTGGCCGCCTATGAGCCGCTGATCTCTGATGCCGGGGAGCGCCGCCATGTTGAGGCGACCCGAACGGCCTGGTCGGCATATCTGTCGCGCAACGAACCGTTGCTGGCGGCGCTGGCCGCCGGGCGCGAAGACGATGCGCGGCGGCTGTTTACGGCTGCCAGCCGACAGGCCCTGATCGCCGAACTGGACGGCCTGATGGCGTACAATACGGCCGCAGCCGTGGCATCCGGCGAACGCACGCAGCGGGCCCACGAGACCGGGATGACGGTGATGAGCGCTGCGATGGCCGTGGGCCTGACCGTCGCGCTGGCGGCGACGCTGCTGATGATGCGCAGCGTGTCCCGGCCCATCCGGCGGATGACCGAGGCCATGACCCGGCTGGCGGCGCGCGAGACCGGCGTGGTGATCCCCGGCGCCGATCGCGGCGACGAGATCGGTGCCATGGCGAAATCGGTGGAGACCTTCCGCGCCGGGCTGATCGAGGCCGACCGGCTGGCGGCCGAGCAGGCGCGGAGCCGTGCCGGGGAAGAGGCCCGGCGGCAGCAGCGCGAGGATCTGACCCAGAGATTCGTCAACCAGGTCGCCGGCATCGTGTCGACGCTGTCGGGGGCGGCCGAACAGGTGCGCGGCAGCGCCGATGCCCTGTCGCGCACGGCAGAGGCCCAGAGCGGGCGCAGCACGGCGGTGGCGGCCGCGGCCGAACAGGCGACCGCCAATGTCCAGACGGTGGCGACGGCGGCGGAAGAACTGTCGGCATCGGTGCGCGAGGTGGGCGCACGCACGGCCGAGACCGCGGATGTGAGCCGCGCCGCCGTGGACGAGGCCGGCACCACCGACGGCACGGTTCAGGACCTGGCGGCGAACGCCCAGAAGATCGGCGACGTGATCGAGCTGATCCAGCAGATCGCCGCCCAGACCAATCTTCTGGCGCTGAACGCCACCATCGAGGCCGCACGTGCGGGGGAGGCCGGCAAGGGCTTCGCCGTGGTGGCGGCCGAGGTGAAGAACCTGGCCAACCAGACCGCGCGGGCGACCGGGGAGATCCAGGTCCAGATCGATGCGGCGACCGGGGCCACCGGGCGGACGGTCGATGCCATCCGGTCGATTTCCGGCACGATCGGCAAGGTGGGGGCGCTGACCACCGCCGTGGCCTCGGCTGTGGAGGAACAGGTATCGGCGACCGCGGAAATCGCCCGCAACACCCAGCAGGCATCGGCCGGCACGTCGGAGGTGCTGCGCGCCATCGCCGGCATCGCCGATGCCGCCGGCCAGACCGGCCATGCGGCGGCGGAGATGAACACCGCCGCCGGTGAGCTGGCCATCCAGACCCGTGCCCTGAAACAGGTGGTGGACGATTATGTGGAGGCCGTCACCCGGGTGTGA
- a CDS encoding L-serine ammonia-lyase — MSLSLFDLFKIGIGPSSSHTVGPMVAARRFLAGLDRAGRFDALAGITVEVYGSLALTGRGHATDTALILGLAGETPDGVEPDAITGIVEGVRLSKRLAALGRKLITFDPETDLVWRMGDTLPHHTNGMHFTARDAAGGVLADESFYSIGGGFVVSGAETEARAGDAPVHGDRGPLPHPFSTGAELIALTEATGLSIADIVRKNEHALWGPAETARRLGAIKAAMLGAVDRGLATDGPLPGRLTRRRAADLARRLAERAGANTLPALDGFERLSAYAIAVNEENAAGGRIVTAPTNGAAGIVPAVLAWLLRHSGTGSEEAADTLLFTAAAIGMLYKLNASISGAEVGCQGEVGVASSMAAGGLAAALGGTPAQVENAAEIAMEHHLGMTCDPVAGLVQIPCIERNAMGAVKAVNAALLALAGDGRHVVSLDTVIRTMKETGHDMQSKYKETSLGGLAVNVPVC, encoded by the coding sequence ATGTCGCTCAGCCTTTTTGATCTGTTCAAGATCGGCATCGGCCCCTCCAGTTCCCACACCGTCGGGCCGATGGTCGCCGCCCGCCGCTTCCTTGCCGGGCTGGACCGGGCCGGCCGCTTCGACGCGCTGGCCGGCATCACCGTCGAGGTCTATGGCTCGCTCGCCCTCACCGGCCGCGGCCATGCCACCGATACCGCCCTGATCCTGGGCCTTGCCGGAGAGACCCCCGACGGCGTCGAGCCCGATGCGATCACCGGCATCGTCGAAGGCGTCCGCCTGTCGAAGCGCCTGGCGGCACTCGGCCGGAAGCTGATCACCTTCGATCCCGAGACCGATCTGGTCTGGCGCATGGGCGATACCCTGCCCCACCACACCAACGGCATGCACTTCACCGCCCGCGATGCCGCGGGCGGCGTGCTGGCCGACGAGAGCTTCTATTCGATCGGCGGCGGCTTCGTGGTCTCGGGCGCCGAGACCGAGGCCCGGGCGGGCGATGCCCCGGTCCATGGCGATCGCGGCCCCCTTCCCCACCCTTTCTCGACCGGCGCCGAGCTGATCGCGCTCACCGAAGCCACCGGGCTGTCCATCGCCGACATCGTGCGCAAGAACGAGCATGCCCTCTGGGGGCCGGCCGAAACCGCGCGCCGGCTGGGGGCGATCAAGGCCGCGATGCTGGGGGCGGTCGACCGCGGTCTGGCCACCGACGGCCCGCTGCCCGGGCGGCTGACCCGGCGCCGCGCCGCCGATCTCGCCCGCAGGCTGGCCGAACGCGCCGGCGCCAACACGCTCCCCGCGCTCGACGGGTTCGAGCGGCTGTCGGCCTATGCGATCGCGGTCAATGAAGAGAATGCGGCCGGCGGTCGCATCGTCACCGCGCCGACCAACGGGGCCGCCGGCATCGTGCCGGCGGTCCTGGCCTGGCTGCTCCGCCATTCCGGCACCGGCAGCGAAGAGGCGGCCGATACCCTGCTCTTCACCGCCGCGGCGATCGGCATGCTCTACAAGCTCAACGCCTCCATCTCGGGCGCCGAGGTCGGCTGCCAGGGAGAGGTGGGCGTTGCCAGTTCCATGGCCGCGGGCGGCCTCGCCGCAGCGCTCGGCGGCACGCCCGCGCAGGTCGAGAACGCCGCCGAGATCGCCATGGAACACCATCTGGGCATGACCTGCGACCCCGTCGCCGGCCTAGTCCAGATCCCCTGCATCGAACGCAACGCCATGGGCGCCGTCAAGGCGGTCAACGCCGCCCTTCTGGCGCTCGCCGGCGACGGCCGCCACGTGGTCTCGCTCGACACGGTCATCCGCACTATGAAAGAGACCGGCCACGACATGCAGAGCAAATACAAGGAAACCAGCCTGGGCGGCCTGGCCGTCAACGTGCCGGTCTGCTGA
- a CDS encoding methyl-accepting chemotaxis protein codes for MSMSSVSIGKKLIIAFATLTTVILLTGVFGFSQLATLEDASYELRDNRIPSLKIIAEASNVIQNHRIAVSRLVVDDDPANRPAHLEQIRHQVDAFAAAAKAYDPLIADDAEARMVKQVGAARVRYLDATERLIAAVQAGNAAQVKALYLGESGAAREVVVAELDKLRQMNIDSAATAGTRSRAAYESAITVLGIAMVVGLVIAVAATLVMTRSVSTPVRKMTEAMRRLAERDTGVEIPGADRGDEIGAMAKAVETFRDGMIRADRMAAEQERARADGEARRRRREELTEGFVSRIATIVTTLSGASEQVRSNADGLARTADDQSARSTTVAAAAEEASANVQTVATASEELAASIREVGARTAETADVTRAAVRQAEATDGTVHELAGNARKIGDVIELIQQIAAQTNLLALNATIEAARAGEAGKGFAVVASEVKNLATQTARATEEIQAQINAMTGATGRTVDAIREISGTITRVGALTTAVASAVEQQVAATAEIARNTQQASSGTSEVLESIAGIASAAGLTGRSAEEMSAASRALAGKTRELKEVVDRYVDEVAKV; via the coding sequence ATGTCAATGTCGTCTGTTTCGATCGGCAAAAAGCTGATCATCGCCTTTGCCACCCTGACCACCGTTATTCTGCTGACCGGCGTGTTCGGCTTCTCGCAGCTGGCGACGCTGGAAGATGCGTCCTATGAACTGCGCGACAACCGCATCCCCAGCCTTAAGATCATTGCCGAGGCGAGCAATGTGATACAGAACCACCGGATTGCGGTGAGCCGGCTGGTGGTTGATGATGACCCGGCAAATCGTCCGGCCCATCTGGAGCAGATACGGCATCAGGTCGATGCTTTTGCGGCCGCGGCCAAAGCCTATGACCCGCTGATCGCCGATGATGCCGAGGCCCGGATGGTGAAGCAGGTCGGCGCGGCCCGGGTGCGCTATCTGGACGCAACAGAGAGGCTGATCGCCGCCGTACAGGCGGGCAATGCGGCGCAGGTGAAAGCGCTGTATCTGGGCGAGAGCGGGGCTGCGCGCGAGGTGGTGGTGGCGGAGCTGGACAAGCTGCGCCAGATGAATATCGACAGTGCGGCCACGGCCGGTACCCGCTCGCGGGCAGCCTATGAGAGCGCGATCACCGTGCTGGGGATTGCGATGGTGGTCGGGCTGGTGATCGCGGTTGCGGCGACCCTTGTGATGACCCGCAGCGTGTCGACGCCGGTGCGGAAGATGACCGAGGCGATGCGGCGGCTGGCCGAGCGGGACACCGGCGTCGAGATTCCGGGTGCCGATCGTGGTGACGAGATCGGGGCCATGGCCAAGGCGGTTGAAACCTTCCGCGACGGCATGATCCGCGCCGACCGGATGGCGGCTGAGCAGGAGCGGGCCCGCGCCGATGGAGAGGCGCGGCGCCGGCGACGCGAGGAACTGACCGAGGGCTTCGTGTCGCGGATCGCCACCATCGTCACCACGCTGTCGGGGGCATCGGAACAGGTACGCAGCAATGCCGACGGGCTGGCGCGCACGGCCGACGATCAGTCGGCGCGCAGCACCACCGTCGCCGCCGCTGCGGAAGAGGCGAGCGCCAATGTCCAGACCGTGGCCACGGCATCCGAGGAACTGGCCGCCTCGATCCGCGAGGTGGGGGCGCGCACCGCAGAGACCGCCGATGTGACCCGAGCGGCCGTGCGCCAGGCCGAGGCGACCGACGGCACGGTGCATGAACTGGCAGGCAATGCCCGCAAGATCGGCGACGTGATCGAGTTGATCCAGCAGATCGCGGCCCAGACCAATCTGCTGGCACTGAATGCGACCATCGAGGCCGCGCGTGCAGGCGAGGCCGGCAAGGGCTTTGCGGTGGTGGCATCGGAGGTGAAGAACCTGGCGACCCAGACCGCCCGGGCGACTGAGGAAATCCAGGCCCAGATCAACGCCATGACCGGAGCGACCGGCCGTACGGTCGACGCCATCCGCGAGATTTCGGGCACCATCACCCGGGTGGGCGCGCTGACCACGGCGGTGGCATCCGCCGTTGAACAGCAGGTGGCGGCGACCGCCGAAATCGCCCGCAACACCCAGCAGGCGTCGTCCGGCACGTCGGAGGTGCTGGAATCGATCGCCGGCATCGCCTCTGCCGCAGGGCTGACCGGCCGGTCGGCCGAGGAGATGAGCGCGGCATCACGCGCGCTGGCGGGCAAGACCCGGGAGCTGAAAGAGGTGGTTGACCGTTATGTCGACGAGGTGGCCAAGGTCTGA
- a CDS encoding DUF3100 domain-containing protein, which produces MSVIKETMQLWRLHLAVLVLAIIAELIGIRRIPIGIGAILLLPLLYAFLMAALMNPNIVKPAGRLIRSREVKAASPLIVIAIMPFIAKFGTTIGPAIDKIIEAGPALLLQELGNLGTVLVAFPIAVWVLGLGREAIGATFSIAREPNIAIIADRYTLKSPEGTGVMGVYVIGTLFGTFIFAVLASIFATADIFDPRSLAMACGVGSGSMMAACSGALATALPEMKDELLALAGASNLLTYATGLYAGLFIALPLVEKLYAMTRGRHETAARAAAGE; this is translated from the coding sequence ATGTCCGTCATCAAAGAAACGATGCAGCTCTGGCGGCTGCATCTTGCCGTACTCGTGCTGGCGATCATCGCCGAGCTGATCGGCATCCGGCGCATCCCGATCGGGATCGGCGCGATCCTGCTGCTGCCGCTGCTCTATGCCTTCCTCATGGCGGCGCTCATGAACCCGAACATCGTGAAGCCGGCGGGCAGGCTGATCCGCTCGCGCGAGGTCAAGGCCGCCTCGCCGCTGATCGTGATCGCGATCATGCCGTTCATCGCCAAGTTCGGCACCACCATCGGCCCGGCGATCGACAAGATCATCGAGGCGGGCCCCGCCCTGCTGCTGCAGGAACTGGGCAATCTGGGCACCGTGCTGGTCGCCTTCCCGATCGCCGTCTGGGTGCTGGGCCTCGGCCGCGAGGCGATCGGCGCCACCTTCTCGATCGCGCGCGAGCCCAATATCGCGATCATCGCCGACCGCTACACGCTGAAATCCCCCGAAGGCACCGGCGTGATGGGCGTCTATGTCATCGGCACGCTGTTCGGCACCTTCATCTTCGCGGTGCTGGCCTCGATCTTCGCCACCGCCGACATTTTTGATCCGCGCTCGCTGGCCATGGCCTGCGGTGTCGGCTCGGGCTCGATGATGGCCGCCTGCTCGGGCGCGCTTGCAACCGCCCTGCCCGAGATGAAGGACGAGCTGCTGGCGCTCGCCGGCGCCTCCAACCTGCTCACCTATGCGACCGGCCTTTATGCCGGCCTGTTCATCGCCCTGCCGCTGGTCGAGAAGCTCTATGCCATGACCCGCGGCCGGCACGAGACCGCGGCCCGCGCCGCCGCCGGGGAGTGA
- a CDS encoding M20 aminoacylase family protein, which produces MPDTNTPRNDVAIDPAIAAIADEMRGWRHHLHAHPETAFEEHETAAFVAGRLAEFGIEVTTGIGRTGVVGTIRGRRGAGKAIALRADMDALHVTEVNDFAHRSRHPGRMHACGHDGHTAMLLGAARVLAADPDFAGTVHLVFQPAEENEGGGRAMVEDGLFTRFPADMVFGMHNWPGLAIGRMAMAPGPMMAGFDIFEITIRGRGCHAAMPDLGRDAVTAAAHLVTQLQTIPGRSINPLDGAVVSVTQIHGGDTWNVIPETIVIRGTARSFRPEVQAVIERRLATLVEHSAAAHDCLGELRYERRYPATINTPSETALAATAAAKVVGAAAIDHAPTPSMASEDFAFMLGEKPGCYVWLGNGPTEGGCLLHNPAYDFNDDAAPIGASWWVQLVRTVLAG; this is translated from the coding sequence ATGCCAGATACCAATACCCCCCGCAACGACGTCGCCATCGATCCCGCCATTGCGGCCATTGCCGACGAAATGCGCGGCTGGCGCCACCATCTCCACGCCCATCCCGAAACCGCCTTCGAAGAGCACGAGACCGCGGCTTTCGTGGCGGGCAGGCTTGCCGAGTTCGGCATCGAGGTCACGACCGGCATCGGCCGTACCGGGGTGGTCGGCACGATCCGCGGCCGGCGCGGTGCCGGCAAGGCGATCGCGCTGCGGGCCGATATGGATGCGCTGCACGTGACCGAGGTCAACGACTTCGCCCACCGCTCGCGCCATCCCGGCCGCATGCATGCCTGCGGCCATGACGGCCACACCGCCATGCTGCTGGGGGCGGCCAGGGTGCTGGCGGCGGATCCGGATTTCGCCGGCACGGTCCATCTGGTCTTCCAGCCGGCGGAAGAGAACGAGGGTGGCGGCCGGGCGATGGTCGAAGACGGGCTCTTCACCCGCTTCCCCGCCGACATGGTCTTCGGCATGCACAACTGGCCGGGCCTGGCGATCGGCCGGATGGCGATGGCGCCGGGGCCGATGATGGCCGGGTTCGACATTTTCGAGATCACCATCCGCGGCCGCGGCTGCCATGCCGCCATGCCCGATCTGGGCCGCGATGCGGTGACGGCGGCGGCGCATCTGGTCACCCAGCTCCAGACCATCCCGGGCCGGTCGATCAACCCGCTCGACGGCGCCGTCGTCTCGGTCACCCAGATCCATGGCGGCGACACCTGGAACGTGATCCCAGAGACGATCGTGATCCGCGGCACCGCGCGCAGCTTCCGGCCCGAGGTGCAGGCGGTGATCGAACGCCGGCTCGCCACCCTGGTGGAACATTCCGCCGCCGCCCATGACTGCCTGGGCGAGCTGCGCTACGAACGCCGCTATCCCGCCACCATCAACACCCCGTCGGAAACCGCCCTGGCCGCGACTGCCGCGGCAAAAGTGGTCGGGGCGGCCGCCATCGACCACGCCCCGACGCCGTCGATGGCGTCGGAAGATTTCGCCTTCATGCTGGGCGAAAAGCCCGGCTGCTATGTCTGGCTCGGCAACGGCCCGACCGAAGGCGGCTGCCTGCTTCACAACCCGGCCTACGACTTCAACGACGACGCGGCGCCCATCGGCGCCAGCTGGTGGGTGCAGCTGGTCCGCACCGTGCTCGCCGGCTGA
- a CDS encoding LysR family transcriptional regulator, with the protein MSLHVPPLSDVDLRQLRIFRSVVENGGFTPAQAELGISRSTISAQMAALETRLGLTLCRRGRSGFALTEHGQKVYAETIKCFAALDNFRSEVGVMRGRLVGELRLGTVDAVVENPRCALDAAIAAFNQAVPDVHVTLTVVSPNQIESALLNRQMEIAIVPNQPMNAAVQLQQLFHEEQNLYCGARHPLFGAEAKQLTLDRLGAQAHARRGYAIATGYGTLFADPPAATAYSMEGLAHLVLSGRFVSFLPRHYAAQWVEAGRMRALRPDLVSFGVALCAAHFPVPALSEIARVFRQHLIEAHRG; encoded by the coding sequence ATGTCCCTGCACGTCCCGCCGCTCAGCGATGTCGATCTGCGCCAGCTGCGCATCTTCCGGTCGGTGGTCGAAAATGGCGGCTTCACGCCGGCCCAGGCCGAACTCGGCATTTCCCGCTCCACGATCAGTGCCCAGATGGCGGCGCTGGAAACCCGGCTCGGCCTCACCCTCTGCCGGCGCGGCCGGTCGGGCTTCGCGCTTACCGAACACGGCCAGAAGGTCTATGCCGAAACGATCAAGTGCTTTGCCGCCCTCGATAATTTCCGCAGCGAGGTGGGGGTGATGCGCGGCCGGCTGGTGGGCGAACTCCGGCTGGGTACGGTCGATGCGGTGGTCGAAAACCCGCGCTGCGCGCTCGATGCCGCCATCGCCGCCTTCAACCAGGCGGTGCCCGACGTCCATGTCACCCTGACCGTGGTCTCACCCAACCAGATCGAAAGCGCGCTGCTCAACCGGCAGATGGAAATCGCTATCGTGCCGAACCAGCCGATGAATGCGGCGGTGCAACTACAGCAGCTTTTCCACGAGGAACAGAACCTCTATTGCGGCGCCCGCCATCCCCTTTTCGGGGCAGAGGCGAAGCAGCTCACCCTCGACCGGCTGGGCGCCCAGGCCCATGCCCGGCGCGGCTATGCCATCGCCACCGGCTATGGCACGCTGTTCGCCGACCCGCCCGCCGCCACCGCCTATTCCATGGAAGGCCTGGCGCATCTGGTGCTGAGCGGGCGTTTCGTCAGCTTCCTGCCCCGCCACTATGCCGCGCAATGGGTGGAGGCCGGCCGCATGCGGGCGCTGCGCCCCGATCTGGTCTCCTTCGGCGTCGCCCTCTGCGCCGCCCATTTCCCGGTCCCGGCGCTGTCCGAAATCGCCCGGGTCTTCCGCCAGCACCTGATCGAGGCCCATCGCGGGTGA
- a CDS encoding LysR substrate-binding domain-containing protein: MPAPVNLDVDLLRTLVTVADAGGFSRAADRLLRNQSTISLQIKRLEERVGAVLLERGPRHVRLTGEGQVIVDYARRILALNDELMDRVRQPEIAGLVRLGAPEDFATSHLPGVLARFAQEHPAVGLEVTCDLTLNLFDRFAAGDLDLALVKREPSAPLLGTRVWREPLVWVAAERGVAMRQGPLPLAVSPAPCVYRKRATDALDAAGRPWRIAYTCGALTGTHAAVRAGLGVTVLPKDMVPADLVMLDEEAGLPGLADTEMALLVAADIGPPAQRLREYVIRELERGRGEGTTG; encoded by the coding sequence ATGCCCGCACCCGTGAACCTGGATGTCGACCTGTTGCGCACGCTGGTCACCGTGGCCGATGCGGGCGGGTTTTCCCGCGCCGCCGACCGGCTTCTGCGCAACCAGTCCACGATCTCGCTGCAGATCAAGCGGCTGGAGGAGAGGGTTGGGGCGGTGCTGCTGGAGCGCGGCCCCCGCCATGTGCGCCTGACCGGCGAAGGCCAGGTGATCGTGGATTATGCCCGCCGGATCCTGGCGCTGAACGACGAGCTGATGGACCGGGTGCGCCAGCCCGAGATTGCGGGCCTGGTACGGCTGGGGGCGCCCGAGGATTTCGCCACCAGCCATCTGCCCGGGGTGCTGGCGCGCTTCGCCCAGGAACATCCGGCGGTGGGGCTGGAGGTCACCTGCGACCTGACGCTGAACCTGTTCGACCGCTTCGCCGCCGGCGATCTGGACCTGGCGCTGGTGAAGCGCGAGCCGAGCGCGCCGCTTCTCGGCACCCGGGTCTGGCGTGAGCCGCTGGTCTGGGTGGCGGCGGAGCGCGGGGTGGCGATGCGCCAGGGCCCCCTGCCGCTGGCGGTATCGCCGGCGCCCTGCGTCTATCGCAAGCGCGCGACCGATGCGCTGGATGCGGCGGGCCGGCCCTGGCGGATCGCCTATACCTGCGGGGCGCTGACCGGCACCCATGCCGCGGTGCGTGCCGGGCTGGGGGTGACGGTGCTGCCCAAGGACATGGTGCCGGCGGATCTGGTGATGCTGGACGAAGAGGCCGGGCTGCCGGGCCTGGCCGATACCGAGATGGCGCTGCTGGTGGCGGCCGATATCGGCCCCCCGGCCCAGCGGCTGCGCGAATATGTGATCCGCGAGCTGGAGCGGGGCCGGGGGGAAGGGACGACGGGGTGA
- a CDS encoding isocitrate/isopropylmalate family dehydrogenase yields MTEQIPHRPQADPRQGRASRPISIVFGDGIGPEIMQASLRILLAAGARIAVEPIDAGSHARHCDDEDAVLAAAAQHSLRRTGVLYRAPVAAPPAGMACPVQALRRGFDLFATTRPCRAMAPAIASRHPALDLMIIHDLPGMAQGDARHRRAERLLHHAFAVARVQGLRRLDAFLDHQGGLTAELFDAVAAGYPDIPAGRQRFETGLARLADRPNAFGVVVVPARHGDLVATLAAHLAGGVGFAPSASLGPDCAMFDTVHGTAPHLAGRNLANPSAMLLAGVMMLHHIGQHEVADRVHDAWRATIEAGIHTADILTPGTSRLRAGTRDFADAVIARLGQAPRLLRPAGAIATTTHNHKIM; encoded by the coding sequence ATGACCGAGCAGATCCCCCATCGACCCCAGGCCGACCCCCGGCAGGGCCGGGCGAGCCGGCCGATCAGCATCGTCTTCGGCGACGGCATCGGTCCCGAGATCATGCAGGCGAGCCTCCGCATCCTGCTGGCCGCCGGCGCCCGTATCGCGGTCGAGCCGATCGATGCGGGCAGCCACGCCCGGCATTGCGACGATGAAGATGCGGTCCTCGCCGCGGCCGCACAACATAGCCTGCGCCGCACCGGCGTGCTCTACCGCGCGCCGGTCGCCGCGCCGCCGGCCGGCATGGCCTGCCCGGTGCAGGCGCTTCGGCGCGGTTTCGACCTCTTCGCCACCACCCGCCCCTGCCGCGCCATGGCCCCCGCCATCGCCAGCCGCCATCCGGCGCTGGATCTGATGATCATCCATGATCTGCCCGGCATGGCGCAGGGCGATGCCCGGCACAGACGTGCCGAACGCCTTCTGCACCATGCCTTCGCCGTTGCCCGCGTTCAGGGGCTTCGCCGGCTCGATGCCTTTCTGGACCATCAGGGGGGGCTGACGGCAGAGCTGTTCGATGCCGTTGCCGCCGGCTATCCCGACATCCCCGCCGGCCGCCAGCGCTTCGAAACCGGTCTGGCCCGGCTGGCGGATCGCCCCAATGCCTTCGGGGTGGTGGTCGTGCCGGCGCGGCACGGGGATCTGGTCGCCACCCTGGCCGCACATCTCGCCGGTGGGGTGGGGTTTGCCCCCTCGGCTTCACTCGGCCCCGACTGCGCGATGTTCGATACCGTCCACGGCACGGCCCCGCACCTTGCCGGGCGCAACCTGGCCAACCCGTCGGCCATGCTGCTCGCGGGCGTGATGATGCTGCACCATATCGGCCAGCACGAGGTCGCCGATCGCGTTCATGATGCCTGGCGCGCAACCATCGAAGCCGGCATTCACACGGCCGATATCCTCACCCCCGGCACCTCCCGCCTGCGCGCCGGCACCCGCGACTTCGCCGATGCGGTGATCGCACGGCTGGGTCAGGCGCCGCGGCTGCTCCGTCCGGCCGGTGCGATCGCCACCACCACCCACAACCATAAAATCATGTGA